The following are from one region of the Onthophagus taurus isolate NC unplaced genomic scaffold, IU_Otau_3.0 ScKx7SY_15, whole genome shotgun sequence genome:
- the LOC139432410 gene encoding uncharacterized protein, with the protein MSRGLDELARVVGEAISKKEYVRGGSAKLGRNEWWDGECMGAKREARRKLRQWRRGLAGVEEYREALRGYKEICKRKKNELREREAEEIRRVRQEGEVWKYINKIRKVRQEITSEIQMTEWRDYFKGLLEGEEERRVEEVDTGGRRGEEMAGEQMEAALGGLKRGKAPGEDGVENEAWLEATGEVRGKLLEALNKVWEGEGFPIGWRTAIISPRTRAVGRRTG; encoded by the coding sequence ATGTCTAGGGGGCTGGACGAGCTGGCGCGGGTGGTGGGGGAAGCGATATCGAAGAAAGAGTACGTACGAGGGGGCAGTGCAAAGCTAGGCAGGAACGAATGGTGGGATGGTGAGTGCATGGGGGCGAAGAGAGAGGCGAGAAGGAAGTTGAGACAGTGGCGGAGAGGGTTGGCGGGGGTGGAAGAATATAGGGAAGCATTGAGGGGATATAAAGAGATatgcaaaagaaaaaagaatgaaTTGAGGGAGAGGGAGGCGGAAGAGATTAGAAGGGTGAGACAAGAGGGTGAAGTTTGgaaatatataaacaaaataaggAAGGTACGACAGGAAATTACCAGTGAAATACAAATGACGGAGTGGAGAGATTACTTCAAGGGTCTGCTGGAGGGGGAAGAGGAGAGGCGGGTAGAGGAGGTAGATACAGGGGGACGGAGAGGAGAGGAGATGGCCGGGGAACAAATGGAGGCGGCGTTGGGGGGACTAAAGAGGGGGAAGGCTCCAGGGGAGGACGGTGTCGAGAATGAGGCATGGCTGGAGGCAACGGGAGAAGTGAGGGGAAAGTTGTTGGAAGCGCTGAACAAAGTTTGGGAAGGGGAAGGGTTTCCGATTGGATGGAGGACGGCGATAATAAGCCCAAGAACAAGGGCTGTTGGAAGGCGTACAGGATAG
- the LOC139432411 gene encoding protein qua-1-like, translated as MGRRSGVGEDKGENARGVQMGLLPCRKEEQEGEGEWWNYNWNHQGEGGRKRDGGGVEKKRDGEEGDQAGKGKGANSHGVQQIYEGDKESMGRDGGRREGGVYNNGRRLQRESGGRGRKAGDMGRGEGARVEG; from the coding sequence ATGGGTAGACGAAGCGGGGTGGGAGAGGATAAAGGGGAAAATGCCAGGGGGGTGCAGATGGGACTGCTTCCATGCAGAAAGGAGGAGCAAGAAGGGGAGGGCGAGTGGTGGAATTATAACTGGAATCACCAGGGGGAGGGTGGAAGAAAGCGAGATGGAGGCGGAGTGGAGAAAAAAAGGGATGGTGAAGAGGGAGATCAGGCTGGGAAGGGAAAAGGTGCAAATAGTCACGGTGTACAGCAGATTTATGAAGGAGACAAAGAATCAATGGGAAGGGATGGTGGGAGAAGGGAAGGAGGGGTATATAATAATGGGAGGAGACTTCAACGCGAGAGTGGGGGAAGGGGGAGGAAGGCTGGGGACATGGGGAGAGGAGAGGGGGCGAGGGTCGAAGGATAA
- the LOC111421502 gene encoding cytochrome P450 4d10-like, with translation MFPTPTQLPLLGITYKMRNTVGIYNALQSYIKEMGRNIFAMMGPFPTLLTSDPKIFSVVLGSSKHINKPFVFSAAFSKMAPNSLAIVNGDEWRRQRKLLNPSLDYKNVMDNNKIFNKHSENLINKLKVEINNESVEVGHILEDFTFEQSFETLFGDTEFELDKMVMGKCIKLLMNIGAKKVVSPLSYFPIIQIFTKIYWLERNTLKIFHKIVKELIEKKRKEFNSGVKIERRPIYIDILFSTNCTDEFIEDQVTVGIGVAVDTTTVTLSFMLYHLAKFPEIQQKAFEEVHSILGEDIHQTITNQQIMQMKYLDLVIKESMRLNTTAPVFLRTLEEDVPFEKTTLPKGLMAFMIPFMMHVDPELYPDPEKFIPERFLPENLNPNRYSYAPFNLGVRNCIGKLYAMVSMKIALAKMLLNYEFVDVHHKLCLSVEVTLQSKTGIRVGIRKRNYVEKNE, from the exons ATGTTTCCTACCCCGACCCAATTGCCCCTTTTAGGGATCACCTACAAGATGCGAAATACTGTTG gtatTTATAACGCTCTACAATCATATATTAAAGAAATGGGGAGAAATATCTTTGCTATGATGGGACCATTCCCAACTCTCCTTACATCCgatcctaaaatattttcagtcgTATTAGGATCCTCAAAACACATAAATAAACCCTTCGTGTTCAGTGCAGCATTCAGCAAGATGGCACCAAATTCACTCGCTATAGTAAACG GGGACGAATGGCGAcgccaaagaaaacttttaaatccATCTCTTgactataaaaatgtaatggacaataacaaaatttttaataagcattcagaaaatttaattaacaagtTAAAAGTGGAAATAAACAATGAATCGGTTGAGGTTGGACACATTCTGGAGGATTTTACTTTTGAACAGTCTTTCG AAACGTTGTTTGGCGATACCGAATTTGAACTTGATAAGATGGTCATGGGAAAATGTATTAAGTTGTTGATGAATATAGGTGCGAAAAAAGTTGTTTCACCACTTAGCTACTTTCCTATAATACAAATATTCACGAAAATTTATTGGCTGGAAAGGAACacactaaaaatttttcacaaaatcgtcaaggaattaattgaaaaaaagcggAAAGAATTTAACAGCGGTGTAAAAATTGAAAGGAGACCAATATAcatagatattttatttagtacTAATTGCACGGATGAATTTATTGAGGACCAAGTAACTGTTGGGATTGGAGTT gCCGTAGACACGACTACAGTAACATTATCGTTTATGCTTTACCACTTAGCAAAATTCCCCGAAATACaa CAAAAAGCATTCGAGGAAGTTCACTCAATCCTGGGCGAAGACATCCACCAAACAATAACGAACCAACAAATAATGCAGATGAAATATTTGGATTTAGTTATCAAAGAATCGATGAGATTAAATACGACTGCTCCTGTATTTTTACGAACCCTTGAAGAAGATGTACCTTTCGAAAAAACCACGTTACCCAAAGGATTAATGGCTTTTATGATCCCGTTTATGATGCATGTTGACCCTGAATTATATCCGGATCCTGAAAAATTTATTCCCGAACGGTTTCTCCCGGAAAATTTGAACCCAAATAGATATAGTTACGCACCTTTTAATCTTGGTGTTCGGAATTGTATTGGAAAATTGTACGCAATGgtttcgatgaaaattgcgTTAGCTAAAATGTTGCTTAATTACGAATTTGTGGACGTTCACCATAAACTTTGTTTATCCGTGGAGGTTACTTTGCAATCAAAAACTGGGATTCGAGTTGGAATACGTAAAAGGAATTACGTGGAAAAGAACGAATaa